From a single Miscanthus floridulus cultivar M001 chromosome 8, ASM1932011v1, whole genome shotgun sequence genomic region:
- the LOC136476404 gene encoding LRR receptor kinase BAK1-like: MAAAAAEARGRWAVSALLLLLLWLLHPAALVLANTEGDALHSLRTNLNDPNNVLQSWDPSLVNPCTWFHVTCNNDNSVIRVDLGNAALSGTLVPQLGQLKNLQYLELYSNNISGTIPSELGNLTNLVSLDLYLNNFTGSIPDSLGKLLKLRFLRLNNNSLSGSIPKSLTAITALQVLDLSNNNLSGEVPSTGSFSLFTPISFANNPNLCGPGTTKPCPGAPPFSPPPPYNPTTPAQSPGSSSSSTGAIAGGVAAGAALLFAIPAIGFAYWRRRKPQEHFFDVPAEEDPEVHLGQLKRFSLRELQVATDGFSNKNILGRGGFGKVYKGRLADGSLVAVKRLKEERTPGGELQFQTEVEMISMAVHRNLLRLRGFCMTPTERLLVYPYMANGSVASRLRDRPPAEPPLDWQTRRRIALGSARGLSYLHDHCDPKIIHRDVKAANILLDEDFEAVVGDFGLAKLMDYKDTHVTTAVRGTIGHIAPEYLSTGKSSEKTDVFGYGITLLELITGQRAFDLARLANDDDVMLLDWVKGLLEEEKLESLVDEDLEHNYIDVEVESLIQVALLCTQSNPMERPRMSEVVRMLEGDGLAERWEEWQKVEVVRQEVELGPHRTSEWILDSTDNLHAEQLSGPR, translated from the exons GTGATGCCTTGCATAGCTTAAGGACTAACTTAAATGATCCTAATAATGTTCTACAAAGTTGGGATCCCAGTCTGGTCAACCCCTGCACTTGGTTTCATGTTACCTGCAATAATGACAACAGTGTTATCAGAGT TGATCTTGGAAATGCTGCACTATCAGGAACTTTGGTTCCGCAACTTGGTCAGCTCAAAAACTTGCAGTACCT GGAGCTCTACAGTAATAATATCAGCGGCACTATACCTAGTGAACTTGGGAATCTTACAAACTTGGTCAGTTTGGATTTGTACCTGAACAACTTCACTGGTTCAATACCAGATTCATTGGGGAAGCTATTGAAGCTGCGGTTCTT GCGTCTTAACAACAACAGCCTTTCTGGTTCAATTCCAAAATCGTTAACTGCTATCACTGCACTCCAAGTTCT GGATCTGTCAAATAACAATTTGTCTGGAGAAGTTCCATCAACTGGTTCCTTTTCGTTATTCACCCCTATCAG TTTTGCGAACAACCCTAACTTATGTGGTCCTGGCACCACAAAACCTTGTCCTGGTGCTCCTCCCTTTTCTCCACCTCCTCCATACAACCCTACAACCCCTGCACAATCGCCAG GAAGTAGCTCTTCCAGTACTGGAGCAATTGCTGGTGGAGTTGCTGCTGGCGCAGCCTTGCTATTTGCTATTCCTGCAATTGGTTTTGCCTATTGGCGGCGCAGGAAACCGCAAGAGCATTTCTTCGATGTACCTG CCGAGGAAGATCCCGAGGTGCATCTTGGCCAGCTTAAAAGATTTTCACTACGAGAATTACAAGTTGCAACAGACGGCTTCAGCAATAAGAACATTCTTGGAAGAGGTGGATTTGGCAAAGTCTACAAAGGACGGCTGGCAGATGGATCTTTAGTTGCTGTTAAGAGACTAAAGGAAGAGCGCACGCCTGGTGGGGAATTACAGTTTCAAACAGAAGTTGAGATGATTAGTATGGCTGTACACAGAAACCTATTGCGTCTTCGTGGATTCTGTATGACACCAACAGAAAGGTTGCTTGTGTATCCATACATGGCTAATGGAAGTGTTGCATCACGTTTAAGAG ACCGGCCACCAGCTGAACCTCCACTAGATTGGCAAACAAGAAGAAGGATTGCATTGGGTTCTGCTAGGGGCCTGTCTTATTTACATGATCATTGTGATCCAAAGATTATTCATCGTGATGTCAAAGCTGCAAATATTTTGTTAGATGAAGACTTCGAAGCTGTGGTGGGGGATTTTGGTTTAGCCAAACTAATGGATTACAAGGATACCCATGTAACTACTGCTGTCCGTGGAACAATTGGGCACATTGCACCTGAATACCTTTCAACAGGAAAATCCTCTGAGAAAACTGATGTATTTGGCTATGGAATTACGCTTTTAGAGCTTATTACAGGACAACGTGCCTTTGATCTAGCTCGTCTtgctaatgatgatgatgtcatgcttcTTGACTGG GTCAAGGGATTGCTCGAGGAGGAGAAACTGGAGAGTCTAGTCGATGAAGATCTAGAGCACAACTACATCGATGTTGAGGTGGAATCTCTGATCCAGGTCGCGCTCCTCTGCACGCAGAGCAACCCCATGGAACGTCCTAGGATGTCAGAGGTTGTGAGGATGCTCGAAGGCGATGGTCTCGCCGAGAGATGGGAGGAGTGGCAGAAGGTAGAAGTAGTACGACAAGAGGTCGAGCTAGGCCCTCATCGAACTTCGGAATGGATTCTCGACTCGACCGACAACCTCCACGCTGAACAGCTGTCAGGGCCAAGGTGA